Proteins encoded in a region of the Zea mays cultivar B73 chromosome 2, Zm-B73-REFERENCE-NAM-5.0, whole genome shotgun sequence genome:
- the LOC100285772 gene encoding ACT domain-containing protein ACR6 (The RefSeq protein has 5 substitutions compared to this genomic sequence) — translation MALMAAGMDDHDEYAKLVRRMNPPRVVIDNEASDDATVIKVDSVNSHGTLLAVVQVIADLNLVIRKAYFSSDGNWFMDAFNVTDRDGNKVLDASTISYIQKTLEVDDWYYPGAHNTVGIVPSGDYTSIELTGTDRPGLLSEVCAVLAAMGYAVQSAELWTHNTRVAAVVHVTDAETGGAIEDSARIADISARLGNLLREHSDVRAGGGAGSLALHKERRLHQMMFDDRGVEGHAATAPPDGSLRTEVSVTHAERGYTAVVVRCRDRPKLLFDTVCTITDMKYVVHHGTVSAEPGGGAYQEYYIRHVDGHAIRCEDEQQRLVRCLAAAIERRTADGLELEVRTGDRAGLLSDITRIFRENGLTIRRAEISSSDGEAVDTFYLSDPQGLPVETKTIEAIRAQIGEATLRVRNNSFGTGDHADVAGAGTTAFIFGNLFKFYRPFQSFSLIKLYS, via the exons ATGGCTCTCATGGCGGCGGGGATGGACGACCACGACGAGTACGCCAAGCTCGTCAGGAGGATGAACCCGCCCAG GGTTGTGATCGACAACGAGGCCTCCGACGACGCCACCGTGATTAAGGTAGACAGCGTCAACAGCCACGGCACGCTGCTCGCCGTCGTCCAGGTCATCGCCGACCTCAACCTCGTCATCCGGAAGGCATACTTCTCCTCCGATGGAAACTGGTTCATGGATG CGTTCAATGTCACCGACCGTGACGGCAACAAGGTTCTGGACGCCTCAACCATCTCCTACATCCAGAAG ACGCTGGAGGTGGACGACTGGTACTACCCGGGGGCGCACAACACGGTGGGCATCGTGCCGTCGGGGGACTACACCTCCATCGAGCTCACGGGCACGGACCGCCCGGGCCTGCTCTCCGAGGTGTGCGCGGTGCTCGCGGCCATGGGCTACGCGGTCCAGAGCGCGGAGCTGTGGACGCACAACACGCGCGTGGCCGCCGTTGTGCACGTCACGGACGCCGAGACTGGCGGCGCCATCGAGGACTCCGCCCGCATCGCCGACATCAGCGCGCGCTTGGGCAACCTGCTGCGCGAGCACAGCGACGTGCGCGCTGGCGGCGGCGCGGGCAGCCTGGCACTCCACAAGGAGCGGCGGCTGCACCAGATGATGTTCGACGATCGGGGAGTGGAAGGCCACGCCGCGGCCGCGCCGCCCGACGGCTCGCTGCGGACGGAGGTGTCCGTGACGCATGCCGAGCGCGGGTACACCGCCGTTGTGGTCCGGTGCCGGGACCGGCCCAAGCTGCTGTTCGACACCGTGTGCACCATCACGGACATGGAGTACGTGGTGCACCACGGCACCGTGAGCGCGGAGCCCGGCGGCGGCGCGTACCAGGAGTACTACATCCGCCACGTCGACGGCCACGCCATCCGGTGCGAGGACGAGCAGCAGCGCCTCGTGCGGTGCCTGGCTGCCGCCATCGAGCGACGCACCGCCGACGGACTTGAGCTGGAGGTGCGGACGGGAGACCGCGCGGGCCTGCTCTCGGACATCACCCGCATCTTCCGGGAGAACGGGCTCACCATTCGCCGCgccgagatctcgtcctccgacgGCGAGGCCGTGGACACGTTCTACCTATCCGACCCGCAAGGCCTCCCCGTGGAGACCAAGACCATCGAGGCCATCCGTGCACAAATCGGCGAGGCCACGCTGAGGGTGAGGAACAACCCGTTCGGTACCGGGGACGACGCCGACATGGCCGGCGCTGGCACAACGGCGTTCATCTTCGGGAACCTGTTTAAGTTCTACAGGCCGTTCCAGAGCTTCAGCCTCATCAAACTCTACTCGTGA